One genomic region from Campylobacter concisus encodes:
- a CDS encoding anaerobic ribonucleoside-triphosphate reductase activating protein, with protein MHKVFSITPFTTLDYPDKVAAVVWFAGCNMRCVYCYNIEVVNSNGNIEMAEVCNFLDRRIGKLNGIVFSGGECTANPLFLKLAREVKSRNFCLKVDTNGSHIEILKEAIGEGLIDYIALDFKAPKEKFTGITGSNLYEKFISTLKYLLEINFDFEVRTTVHADFLDEADISLMSEILYGLGYRGNYYLQKFLSTGENFGNLVDAKSSFDPKKIISKLPIKLRNF; from the coding sequence TTGCATAAAGTCTTTAGTATAACGCCATTTACTACGCTTGATTATCCAGACAAAGTGGCTGCGGTAGTTTGGTTTGCAGGCTGTAATATGCGATGCGTGTATTGCTACAATATAGAAGTTGTAAATTCAAATGGCAATATAGAAATGGCTGAGGTTTGTAACTTTTTAGATCGCCGCATAGGTAAGCTAAATGGCATCGTCTTTAGCGGTGGCGAATGCACGGCAAATCCTTTGTTTTTAAAACTTGCAAGAGAGGTTAAGTCAAGAAATTTTTGTCTAAAGGTCGATACAAATGGCTCTCATATTGAGATTTTAAAAGAGGCGATAGGCGAAGGGCTGATCGACTATATCGCACTTGATTTTAAAGCGCCAAAAGAGAAATTTACGGGCATAACTGGCTCAAATTTATATGAAAAATTTATTAGCACACTAAAATATCTGCTTGAGATAAATTTTGATTTTGAAGTAAGAACAACCGTGCATGCAGATTTTTTAGATGAAGCAGATATTTCTTTGATGTCTGAAATTCTTTATGGCCTTGGATATAGAGGCAATTATTATTTGCAAAAATTTCTTAGCACAGGTGAAAATTTTGGAAATTTAGTTGATGCTAAAAGTAGCTTTGATCCTAAAAAAATCATCTCAAAACTTCCTATCAAACTAAGAAATTTTTAA
- a CDS encoding subtype B tannase gives MKGVRVAILGVCLVGACFGNELKFDETKFELKSVQVGDRILKFRAYEGIVYVAKPVSDYQVLNFYVPEGKFSDQKAAIFMPNAIGGYMSAMPQKPEIKNEKPNATLEALLRGYIVASVGARGRTLKDGEKFIGKAPAAIVDLKAAVRYLKFNDKFMPGDTNKIISNGTSTGGAMSALLGVSAGAKEYEPYLKELGAAKADDQIYAASAYCPVTNLEREDEAYEWMFGDLDKFERIDFSNFDAASFNDRGKKPKTISGELNATQKELSRELKAKFPAYLNSLNLKDAKGHALSLDENGDGSFKEYINSLLQRAFTATKSSDKSTLTPKFITLDTQGCELGYVVKFDDFIASLKRAKAVVAFDGLALENAENDLFGDSKTPAKHFTKFAKERSVGEMADEKIIKMMNAMNYTANKNAAKFYRIRQGTNDTDLALAVPAMLALSLKNAGKEVDFEAAWGQGHGGDYDLDELFAWIKRVVER, from the coding sequence ATGAAAGGCGTTAGAGTTGCTATTTTAGGGGTTTGTTTAGTAGGTGCTTGCTTTGGAAATGAACTTAAATTTGACGAGACCAAGTTTGAGCTAAAAAGCGTGCAAGTTGGCGATAGGATACTTAAATTTAGAGCTTATGAGGGCATAGTCTATGTGGCAAAGCCAGTTAGTGACTATCAGGTGCTAAATTTTTATGTGCCAGAGGGTAAATTTAGCGACCAAAAGGCAGCTATTTTTATGCCAAATGCTATTGGTGGCTATATGAGCGCAATGCCTCAAAAGCCAGAAATTAAAAACGAAAAGCCAAATGCCACCCTTGAGGCGCTTCTTAGAGGCTACATCGTGGCGAGCGTTGGCGCTAGAGGCAGGACGCTAAAAGATGGCGAGAAATTTATCGGCAAAGCGCCAGCTGCGATAGTCGATCTAAAAGCGGCTGTTAGATATCTTAAATTTAACGACAAATTTATGCCAGGCGACACAAATAAGATCATATCAAACGGCACGAGCACAGGCGGCGCGATGTCAGCACTTCTGGGCGTTAGCGCAGGGGCAAAAGAGTATGAGCCATATCTTAAAGAGCTAGGAGCTGCAAAGGCGGATGATCAAATTTACGCCGCTTCAGCCTACTGCCCTGTGACAAATTTAGAGCGTGAGGACGAGGCTTACGAGTGGATGTTTGGGGATTTGGATAAATTTGAAAGGATAGACTTTTCAAACTTTGACGCAGCTAGTTTTAACGACAGGGGCAAAAAGCCAAAGACGATATCAGGCGAGCTAAACGCCACGCAAAAAGAGCTCTCACGTGAGCTAAAAGCCAAATTTCCAGCCTATCTAAACTCGCTAAATTTAAAAGACGCCAAAGGCCACGCGCTAAGCCTTGATGAAAATGGCGATGGTAGCTTCAAAGAGTATATAAACTCACTGCTACAAAGGGCATTTACCGCTACAAAAAGCAGCGATAAAAGCACGCTCACGCCTAAATTTATCACCCTTGACACGCAGGGCTGCGAGCTTGGATATGTGGTCAAATTTGATGACTTCATTGCCTCACTAAAACGTGCCAAAGCAGTAGTCGCCTTTGACGGCCTTGCTCTTGAAAATGCTGAAAACGACCTTTTTGGTGATAGTAAAACGCCTGCAAAGCACTTTACTAAATTTGCAAAAGAGCGTAGCGTGGGCGAGATGGCTGATGAGAAGATCATAAAAATGATGAATGCGATGAACTACACCGCAAACAAAAACGCAGCGAAATTCTACCGCATAAGGCAGGGCACAAACGACACAGACCTAGCCCTTGCTGTGCCTGCTATGCTCGCACTCTCGCTTAAAAATGCTGGCAAAGAGGTTGATTTTGAAGCAGCCTGGGGGCAAGGGCATGGCGGTGACTACGACCTTGATGAGCTTTTTGCTTGGATTAAAAGAGTGGTAGAAAGATAA
- a CDS encoding NAD(P)H-binding protein: MKKIALIAGASGALGSEILKNLCVSEHYSKVIALARHELEFTHEKLEVKVINFDELKDEVPFIADDVFCALGTTMKVAKHKEQFYKVDVTYPINFAKFGLECGAKRFVLLSAAGASRKSGSFYLKAKGQAEAKIKELGYSSFHIARLPLIEAERKEFRLGEYLAIKAFKFIPKGFFDEYRPMRAADIAKVIVQVAQDDHSEGVKIYSPMEYAK; encoded by the coding sequence ATGAAAAAGATCGCCCTTATAGCTGGAGCTAGCGGTGCTTTGGGAAGTGAGATTTTAAAAAATTTATGCGTGAGCGAGCATTATAGTAAGGTTATTGCCCTTGCTAGGCATGAGCTAGAATTTACTCACGAAAAGCTTGAAGTAAAAGTAATAAATTTTGACGAGCTAAAAGATGAGGTGCCATTTATCGCTGATGATGTCTTTTGCGCACTTGGCACGACGATGAAAGTGGCAAAGCACAAAGAGCAGTTTTACAAAGTCGATGTGACATATCCGATAAATTTCGCTAAATTTGGCTTAGAGTGCGGGGCAAAACGCTTTGTTTTACTTTCAGCCGCAGGTGCTAGCAGAAAGTCAGGCTCGTTTTACCTAAAGGCAAAAGGTCAAGCAGAAGCAAAGATAAAAGAGCTTGGCTATAGCTCATTTCATATCGCCAGACTGCCACTTATCGAGGCTGAGAGAAAGGAATTTAGACTTGGCGAGTATCTAGCGATAAAGGCGTTTAAATTTATCCCAAAAGGCTTTTTTGACGAGTATCGTCCGATGAGAGCAGCTGATATCGCTAAAGTGATCGTGCAAGTAGCGCAAGATGACCACAGCGAGGGTGTCAAAATTTATAGCCCTATGGAGTATGCTAAGTGA
- a CDS encoding iron-containing alcohol dehydrogenase yields the protein MQNFSFLNPTKIEFGKDKEQNIGRYMKEFGVKKTLIIYGSDRIIKNGLFDVAAKSLSANGIEFCKIGGVKSNPVLSKVNEAINLAKKQGVDSVLAIGGGSVLDTAKAVAAGVKYNGDVWDFFTGKDPSEALMIFDIITLAATGSEMNGGSVVTNEATKEKFAMHGACLYPKVSVINPLLQASVSKEYLVYSASDIIAHSIEGYFTASIQPEIINLYIEANIKTVMKTTEILLKEPENYAARSEFAWAATMALNGLTYVGTAGYSYPNHMIEHAIGAVVDCAHGAGLSVVMPAWMKWYKSRNLEAFKRFGKEIFGVDDADAGIERLKEWFSKISTPTSLIEIGVDETNLDEIMALVYDYAKGRGLEQIYTKEAISEIFALAR from the coding sequence ATGCAAAATTTTAGCTTTTTAAACCCTACAAAAATAGAATTTGGCAAAGACAAAGAGCAAAATATCGGCAGATATATGAAAGAATTTGGCGTTAAAAAGACGCTTATCATCTATGGTAGCGATAGGATTATAAAAAATGGCCTTTTTGATGTCGCAGCAAAGAGTCTAAGTGCAAATGGTATCGAGTTTTGCAAGATAGGCGGTGTGAAGTCAAACCCAGTGCTAAGCAAGGTAAATGAGGCTATAAATTTAGCTAAAAAGCAAGGTGTCGATAGCGTGCTAGCAATAGGTGGTGGTTCAGTGCTTGACACGGCAAAGGCTGTGGCCGCTGGAGTTAAATATAACGGCGACGTTTGGGACTTTTTTACCGGCAAAGATCCAAGCGAAGCACTTATGATCTTTGACATCATAACGCTTGCAGCAACTGGCTCAGAGATGAACGGCGGCTCAGTCGTCACAAACGAAGCCACAAAAGAGAAATTTGCCATGCACGGCGCTTGTCTTTACCCAAAAGTTTCAGTGATAAATCCGCTTCTTCAAGCAAGCGTTAGCAAGGAGTACTTGGTCTATTCAGCCTCAGACATCATCGCTCACAGCATCGAGGGCTACTTTACGGCGAGCATTCAGCCTGAGATCATAAATTTATACATCGAAGCAAATATAAAAACCGTTATGAAAACGACTGAAATTTTGCTAAAAGAGCCAGAAAACTACGCCGCTAGAAGCGAGTTTGCCTGGGCTGCTACGATGGCGCTAAATGGCTTAACTTACGTTGGCACAGCTGGCTACTCTTATCCAAATCACATGATCGAGCACGCCATAGGTGCGGTGGTTGATTGCGCGCACGGGGCTGGGCTAAGTGTGGTGATGCCAGCTTGGATGAAGTGGTATAAGAGTAGAAATTTAGAGGCATTTAAGCGTTTTGGCAAAGAAATTTTTGGCGTGGATGACGCAGACGCAGGCATAGAGAGGCTAAAAGAGTGGTTTAGCAAGATCAGCACGCCAACAAGCCTTATTGAAATCGGCGTTGATGAGACAAATTTAGACGAGATAATGGCACTAGTTTATGACTATGCCAAGGGTAGGGGCTTGGAGCAAATTTATACAAAAGAGGCCATAAGTGAAATTTTTGCCTTAGCGAGATAG
- a CDS encoding SDR family NAD(P)-dependent oxidoreductase → MKRYIAITGASSGIGAAVAKAFARRGENLILIARRGELLEELKSEIAKFSGVDVVIELCDLSKQENALSLWRNLEKFELKALINNAGFGDYNKVGEQNLEKITQMINLNIISLVTLSTLFTKKYKDKDTQLINISSIGGYKIVPNAVTYCASKFFVSAFSEGLYHELAQDKQAKMQAKVLAPAATKTEFGMVATSKESYDYDKAFKKYHTSEQMAEFLLRLYDSHCCVGAVDRDSFEFSLSKPKFDYAIKYEPKDN, encoded by the coding sequence GTGAAAAGATACATCGCCATCACTGGAGCAAGCTCAGGCATAGGAGCGGCCGTGGCAAAAGCATTTGCAAGGCGCGGGGAGAATTTGATCCTTATTGCAAGACGTGGCGAGCTTTTAGAAGAGCTAAAAAGCGAGATAGCTAAATTTTCGGGTGTCGATGTGGTTATAGAGCTTTGTGATCTTTCAAAGCAAGAAAATGCCCTTTCTCTTTGGCGTAATTTAGAAAAATTTGAGCTAAAAGCGCTTATAAACAACGCTGGCTTTGGCGATTATAACAAGGTCGGCGAGCAAAATTTAGAAAAAATCACGCAGATGATAAATTTAAACATCATCTCACTTGTCACGCTCTCAACGCTCTTTACGAAAAAATATAAAGACAAAGATACGCAGCTTATAAACATCTCCTCAATAGGCGGCTACAAGATCGTGCCAAACGCCGTCACATACTGTGCTAGCAAATTTTTCGTAAGTGCCTTTAGCGAGGGACTTTACCACGAGCTAGCGCAGGATAAGCAGGCGAAAATGCAGGCAAAAGTGCTGGCCCCAGCTGCCACAAAGACAGAATTTGGCATGGTGGCAACTAGCAAAGAGAGCTACGACTACGACAAGGCGTTTAAAAAGTATCACACGAGCGAGCAGATGGCGGAGTTTTTGCTTCGTCTTTATGATAGCCACTGCTGCGTTGGCGCGGTCGATAGAGATAGCTTTGAGTTTAGCCTAAGCAAGCCAAAATTTGACTACGCGATCAAATACGAACCAAAAGATAACTAG